Sequence from the uncultured Flavobacterium sp. genome:
TGAATGTCGAAAAATTATTGAATTTATAATTCTTAAAATACAAGAGAAATGGAAAATACCAAACAACCAATAGAAGGTGTAACAACAGGAATATTAAATGTATCAGGAGCTGAATTGTATTATGAAACGAAAGGAAACGGACCAGTTTTATTAATGATTCCCGGAGCAAACGGAGATCATTTTATCTTTACGCCTATTCGCGAAATATTATCAAAAACATTTACAGTGGTAACTTATGACCGTAGAGGATTTTCAGGATCTAAATTAGTAGGCGAACAAGATTATACACATCGTATCGATACGGATGCAAATGATGCGGCAGCTTTAATTAAACATTTGACTAAAGAACCGGCTTTTGTATTTGCAAGCAGTTCAGGAGCTTTGGTTTCGCTTCAGTTGATGGTGCTTCATTCAGATATTATTAAAGCGCTTGTTCCGCATGAACCAACAGCTTTAAAATATCTTCCGGACTTTGAAAAATGGAAAGCGCAAAATCAGGCAGTTTATGATCTTTATAAAAAAGAAGGCGAAGGTCCAGCCAAAGAAAAATTCGTAAATGAAATAATTCCCGGAACACAAGACGGAGAATTCATGAAAGCTGGAAAAGGACCGGAAACACCAAACACAACGTATTGGTTTGAAAACGAAATAAGACAATATCCTCCGACTGATTTTGATACTGATAAATTAGAAGAAAATAAGGATAAAATTATTTTTTGCGTAGGAAGAGATTCGGTTAATACAATGCCGGCATGGCCTGTTACCAATTTAGCAAAACAATTTGGAACCGAAGTTTTATATGTTCCCGGAGGACATTTAGGATATGTACTTCATGCAGCTGAGTTTGCAAAAGATTTACTTGAAGGTTTGCAAAAAAGAGGTAAGCTTTAAAAAAGAAAAAAGTTGCCACGAATTCACGAATCATTATGTACATTGTTTTAAAATAATTCGTGAATTCGTGGCAAAAAAAATGCCGTATGAAATTTTTCATACGGCATTTACTTTATAAAAGAAAATTAAAATTATTTAACGATCAGTTTTTTAGTCACATTATATTCGTTTGAATTAATGTTTACAATATATAAACCTTCTGCTAAATTGTGATTAATTTGTC
This genomic interval carries:
- a CDS encoding alpha/beta fold hydrolase, with the protein product MENTKQPIEGVTTGILNVSGAELYYETKGNGPVLLMIPGANGDHFIFTPIREILSKTFTVVTYDRRGFSGSKLVGEQDYTHRIDTDANDAAALIKHLTKEPAFVFASSSGALVSLQLMVLHSDIIKALVPHEPTALKYLPDFEKWKAQNQAVYDLYKKEGEGPAKEKFVNEIIPGTQDGEFMKAGKGPETPNTTYWFENEIRQYPPTDFDTDKLEENKDKIIFCVGRDSVNTMPAWPVTNLAKQFGTEVLYVPGGHLGYVLHAAEFAKDLLEGLQKRGKL